The genomic stretch ataaaccctagggtaGGATACATGTCCCAGGAGATTGTTCCAACTATCTTCAAACAAAACTCTGAAGGGAAATCCTCCAAGATcaaggaacttcaccagaatctgAGATTCTAGTTGAAGATCATTTTGGGTACCATCCACCACTGACCAACctcaaactcttctgactacatcaacatAGATAAGAAGTGTATCTTATATTGCCTCCGCAAAGGACTCAAGTTGAATCTATCAACGTTACTCTTCAAGTATCTAAAGGATTCAGTCAGGGATACAAGAAACCACATGAAGCCCATAAACTACATTCCTCTGGGGAGGCTCATCTCTGACGTTCTGATAGAAAGCGGGCTAGTGTTTCATCTGATATCCTACAACCTGATGGAAGATGTGACTGTAGATGTTGGCAAGCCTCTGAATGCTAGAAATCTGAAGAGCACTGGGGTCATCGAAAGAGTCTCAGTCAAGCCAACTCTAGACACTtcctgggaagctctgaaggatcagagaAAGATACCCAAAGGTCTCTTCTTTTCTCTAAGATAGACCCTCCAGAGGTCATTGCCTATTACCTATAGGACCTGACATCTTAAGGGATGGATATCTCAGAGTTCTTAGTGGACTGGCTTCCAGAGTAGACACCTAACTTCATGAAAAGGAAGAGAGAGCCTTCTAAGAAGTCAAATAAGTCGAAGACTCTGAAGCTGGGAGAACCGTCAGCTACTAGATCTCTTGTGCCTCTGGACTCTTCTGTTTCAAGTAAGTCATACCCCTCTGAAACTCCCTCAAATTCTAATTTAAAGCAAGTATCTTCGTCTCTACCTCAACCATCCTCTACCCATACCCCCTCTGAACCCACCATATCTATTCCAACTCTCTCTGAACCTCACAACTATAACCATTCCTCACCCCCTTTACAATAATTCAACCTAATTACCACAACACTTCCTATATCTAAAGCCTTACTTCTGAATGAACCCATATCACCTCTCTCCTCAACTCCTTTTTCACCGCCATATTACGACATATCTTCTAACTCTGAACAACCAGAAATCCCTGACCCTTCATCTCCACCATTGGCCCAACTCCAAGCTATAACACTATCTAACCAACCTCCATCTATCCCAGATACCCCTGTGCCTTCTTCTTCTGAACCTCAAACAGAACCACCTTCTAAAACTCAAATAGAACCATCTTCTGCACCTCAAACAGAACCACCTTCTGAACCCCCAACTAAACAACCCTCTGAACCTCCCACTGAAACCACCCACACTTCATTAGAACCCATTAATCCATCATCTGAACCTGAACCAACCTTCCTTACCCTGGAAGAGTCAGTTGCTTTATTTTCAGAATCTTCAAATATGAAGCTCAGAACACTGTCTGAACAATCCATCCTAAGTGATAATCCCTCTGAAGTGAGGAATCAATGGAATGGATTACTTAGATGGATGACATCTGAGGtcttcaagctgaaaggcctctctaaacaagtcagaaatgactatATCAGAGAAGCTGGGGAGAGGATAGAGGCTCGTCTGGCCAGAGAAACTGAAGAGAAAGCACACCaggaagctgaagaaaaggcAAGACTGAAAGCTGAAGAGTTGGCACGAAGGTAGCCAAAGAAAAAGCTACCGCTGAGGTAGCTGTTGTTGCTGAATCTGAAGCTAAAGCCAAGACTGACACTGAAGAAGCAGCACACATTGTTACGGAAGAAGCTGTTAAAGTAAAGGAAGTTACTCTGACTCAGGGTGAGACCTCAAACTTTGATCTTGATCCATTGGTTCTCAAGACTCTGGAAGAACTCCAGAAGGAATAATAGCTTGTGAGAGCCAGACTAGATCAACAAGACTCTGTCAACTCCAGTATTCAGACCTTTATGACTTAGCTGCTTCAGAGGATGTCGCCTCCTTCAAACCCCTAGGCACGTTAGGCTTTatgttttgtgttttttttcttctttaaAGTGTTTTGGCTTCTATGTTTTTTCCTTCTCTATACCTCTTTCACATTATCTAATGAAATTTTGTTTTGCACTATCTGTTTTTCTCGGTTATGTCTTTTTAAGTCTcacaaaaagggggagaaataattaAACAACCTTCTGATGAAATTAATATCTGAGTCTCATAATTCACTACTTACATctaaaaaatataaatatattgcGCAGTTTAAGCTTTCTTGCAGGAAGTATCTGAGTAAAACATCTAAGAAACAAGCTAAGCAACATAAGAGGTTATGGTAAGAAAATCCAAACCTTCTAAAGTATCAGATTTAGGGGGAGCTTACTTATCTCAGGGGGTGCCATAATATATCTTACTCTGAAATTATCTTCCATTAATCATTAtgaagtatcattgtttcatcaatagtctgaagttttgtcatcataaaaaatggggagattgttagaacaagattttgggtttGCAATTTAGCTCTAAGTTTTAATGATAAAAAATGATGACacattttggtaccctaatgaAACTCTCTAAGTGTACACGACTCTAACGATAAATGAATCAGATGAAACAACATCTGACGTCACAAAAGTCCAGAACAGCTGACTTAGAGTCAAAGTTATTCGCTCTAACACTGAAGATAACAATGTCCATAACATTTGTCATCTGAAGACTTTGTAACTATTCATCTGAAGGTTCCCACACATGAATACTTTGATGATCCTTACATGAGAAGAACGTATAATTAGAGATCAGTTAAGAACTTCTAAAGATAACATAATAGACAATTATCTGTAGAATACAAGATCTAAGAGAAGAATATGAATTCCGCGCACTCTGATCAGATCAAGAACTTAACGATGAAGTATTCTAAATTTGGTATGAATCTCTACACGGATAAAATTAAATACTCTCCTAAAATGTTATGGAAAGGACAATAAAATTTATGCATTTAAGTCCCATCATTGGCAAGATATTAGCATCAATGTTCCACTCAACAgtatcatctccaagcactataAAAAGGCCCAACTATCATCATACCAAGACACAAAGCTATTACACAAGAATTTTGCACATCAAAATCAAGTCATACACTAA from Lathyrus oleraceus cultivar Zhongwan6 chromosome 7, CAAS_Psat_ZW6_1.0, whole genome shotgun sequence encodes the following:
- the LOC127104252 gene encoding proline-rich receptor-like protein kinase PERK12 — encoded protein: MKRKREPSKKSNKSKTLKLGEPSATRSLVPLDSSVSTLLLNEPISPLSSTPFSPPYYDISSNSEQPEIPDPSSPPLAQLQAITLSNQPPSIPDTPVPSSSEPQTEPPSKTQIEPSSAPQTEPPSEPPTKQPSEPPTETTHTSLEPINPSSEPEPTFLTLEESVALFSESSNMKLRTLSEQSILSDNPSEVRNQWNGLLRWMTSEVFKLKGLSKQVRNDYIREAGERIEARLARETEEKAHQEAEEKARLKAEELARR